The Streptomyces sp. NBC_00435 nucleotide sequence CGGGGAGTGGTACGCCGGGGTGCTGCCCGACCGGATCTCGATCTACATGGGCCCGACCCTGCGGATGTGCGGGAGCACGGAGGAAGTGGTGCGCGAGGTCGCCGTGACGGTCGTCCACGAGATCGCCCACCACTTCGGGATCGACGACGAACGGCTCCACGAACTCGGCTGGGGCTGACCCCGCGGATCACCGCGCCGAAACCGTTTTGGCGATCGCCGCCGGGATCCCATATGCTTCTCACGTCCCCGACGCGCTGGAAAGTGCCCGGCGGGCCTTTAGCCCTCATCGTCTAGTGGCCCAGGACGCCGCCCTTTCAAGGCGGTAGCACGGGTTCGAATCCCGTTGGGGGTACGCATTACCGTGTGCGAGACTCGTCTCGCACATTGCAAGGACCTGTGGAGCAGTTGGTTAGCTCGCCACCCTGTCAAGGTGGAGGTCGCGGGTTCAAGTCCCGTCAGGTTCGCTGAAGCCGGAAACGGTTTCGTGGCTGGGTAGCTCAGTTGGTACGAGCGATCGCCTGAAAAGCGATAGGTCGCCGGTTCGACCCCGGCCCCAGCCACTGGATAAAGAGAAGGCCCCGTCCATCGGACGGGGCCTTCTCCGTCATTCCCCTGCGGCCCGCGCCGCCCGCGCCCGGCGGCGCCACTGCGCCAGCCCGACGCCCACCGCCACCAGGGCGACCAGCCCGAGCAGCGCCCAGTCGGGGACCGCGTCCGCCACGGCCTGGACCCGTGACTCCACCGCGAACGAGTCGTCCACGTCCAGCAGCCCCGGCAGCGCGCTCGCCCCGTCGTAGATCAGGAACAGCGCGCCGAGCACGATGAAGAACAGACCCGAGGCGAGCGTCGTCGTGTGCAGTTCGAAGCGGCCGGCCGAGAGGGCGCGCCCGCGCAGCCAGCGCCGCCGTCCCAGGTCGAAGCGCTCCCAGAGCAGGGCCAGGACGAACAGCGGCACCGCCATGCCCAGCGCGTACACCGCCAGCAGCAGGCCCCCGTAGACGGGGCTGCCGCTGACCGCCGCCACCGTCAGGACGCTGCCGAGGATGGGCCCGGCGCAGAACCCGGCCAGGCCGTAGACCGCGCCCAGGGCGTACACCGACAGGGCGGTGGTCGGCCGGATCCGCCCCGACAGCTCCGAGATCCGCTTGGGGGCGAAGCCCAGGCCCAGGATCTGGGCGAGCCCGAGCGCGATGATCAGCCAGCCTCCGAACAGCACGAGCCCGTCGCGGTTGCCGTGGAAGAACCGCCCGGCGTACGAACCGGCCGCTCCCAGCGGTACGAGGGTGCTCGCGAGGCCCGCGTAGAAGATCCCGGTGCGCGCCAGCAGCCGCGAGGTGGAGTCGATCGAGTAGGCGAAGAAGGCGGGCAGGAGCAGCGCACTGCACGGGCTGAGCAGTGCGAGGAGGCCGCCCAGCAGGGCGGCCAGGTAGCCGACGTCGGTCACTTCGCGGCCGCCTGCGCCTGGGCCCTGGCCTGCGCGATGGCCTCGGTGAAGGCGTCGAGGGGCTGGGCTCCGGCCACGGGCCGGCCGTTGAGCAGGAAGGACGGGGTGGAGGTGACGCCGATGCGGTAGCCCTCCTCCTGGTCCTTGTGGAGCGCGGCGGTGGCCTGCTCCCCCGCCATGTCCTTCGCGAAGCGCTCCAGGTCCGGGACCCCGGCCTGGCGTGCCAGCTCGGTCAGCCGGTCCGTTCCGAAGCCCTTCTCCTTGGAGCCCTCGGCGTACGCGGCCGCGTGGAACTGCGCGAAACGGTCCTGCTGCCCCGCCGCCCAGGCTGCCTTGGCGGCGGCCTCGGATTCGGCACCGAAGATCGGGAAGTTGCGCCACTCGATGCGCAGGGTGCCGTCCTGCACGTACTTCCTCACCAGCTCGGGCTCGGTGTCGCGGGCGAACTTCCCGCAGTAGCCGCACTTGAAGTCGGAGTACTCGATCAGGACGACGGGCGCGTCGGCGCGGCCCGCGGCGAGCTTGTCGCCGGGCTCGCGGCGGGCCAGCGCCTTCAGCTGCGCGGCCGGGTCCGCGGAGGATCCGGCCTCGGGCGCGGAGACGGAGGCGGACCGGGCGGGGCTCTTCCCGGGTGCGGTGGCCTGCCAGGAGACGAGGCCGAGGGTGACGGCGGCGACGGCGACGCCGGCGCAGATCAGCAGGGGCTTGAGGTTCGAGGGCTTGCGGTTCGGGGACCGGGAAGCGGATGAGGACATACGGGGGCTCCAGAGCTGTGCGTACGGGAAGGGGGCGGGGCGGACCGGGCGGATGCGGCCGGTCCTCCTAGACCCGCATCACGGACAGCTCCAGCGGGGACGGCGCCGGCTGACCGGGACCGGGTACGGGAACCCGTACGGGTATCACCTGCGGCCGGGCCGCCGCCCCGGACGGCGACCCCGCGGGCGGGGCCTGCGCCTGGTCGGACCCGGTACGCCCCGGCAGGGCGGGGACGCCGTCGTGACCGGGGGAGCCGGGGGCGCAGGCGGGCCCGGGGGAGCCGGCGCGCGCGAAACCGGCGGAGGCCGGCTCCACGGGGCCGGCCGCGGTGACCGCCGCGGCCGTGGCGCCCGCTCCGGACACCCGGGCCTGCGCCGGGGCGGGAGTCGGCAGCGCTGTCCCGGCCGCTGGGGCCCGTACGGGGCCCTGCCCGGTGGACGGCTGCGCGGCGGCCCCGCCCGTGAAGGCCCCGGTCAGTAGCGCCCAGCCCAGCAGCACCGCGAACACGCAGCGGAGGCGGCGGGGGCGGGACATCGCGGGCGGCCTCTCACTGGGAGTTCTCGGGGTGACGGTTCCGGTGACGGTCCGGGTGACAGTTCGGGGGCACTTCAGGGACCACCCGGGCGGACCCGGGGGACTCGTCCCGAAATGGTACGGGTCCGCCCCACAAATGCGTTCGCCACCCGGCGCCTACGGGTGAGATCCTCGACCAGGTATGTCTACTTCCTTCGCCGCCCTGCAGACGCTTCTCGGTGAGATCTCGCTCCGTGACGCGCACCGCCTCGGCCGCCGCCTCGAAGGCGCCCGCCGCATCCGCAAGCCCGAGGCCAAGCAGGCCGTTCTCGACGAGATCGCCGCGGAGGCCGAAAAGGCCGCCGCGCGACTGGCCGGGCGCGCCTCGCGGATGCCGGAGGTCACGTATCCCGAGAACCTGCCCGTCAGCCAGAAGAAGGACGAGATCGCCGAGGCGATACGCGACCACCAGGTCGTGATCGTCGCGGGCGAGACCGGCTCCGGCAAGACCACGCAGATCCCCAAGATCTGCATGGAGCTGGGGCGCGGGGTCCGGGGCATGATCGGGCACACCCAGCCCCGCCGGATCGCGGCCCGCACGGTCGCGGAGCGCATCGCCGAGGAGCTGAAGTCCGAGATCGGTCAGACCGTCGGCTGGAAGGTCCGGTTCACCGACCAGGTGGACCAGGACGCCACCTTCGTGAAGCTGATGACGGACGGCATCCTGCTCGCCGAGATCCAGACGGACCGCGAGCTGCGCGCGTACGACACGATCATCATCGACGAGGCCCACGAGCGGTCCCTGAACATCGACTTCCTGCTCGGCTACCTCGCCACGCTGCTGCCCAAGCGCCCCGACCTCAAGGTGATCATCACCTCGGCGACGATCGACCCGCAGCGCTTCTCCCGGCACTTCGGCGATGCCCCGGTCGTCGAGGTCAGCGGCCGGACGTATCCCGTCGAGGTCCGCTACCGCCCGCTCCTGGAGGAGGAGGGCGACGACAGCGACCGCGACCAGATCACCGCGATCTGCGAGGCCGTGGACGAGCTCCAGGCGGAGGGGCCGGGCGACATCCTGGTCTTCCTTTCCGGCGAGCGCGAGATCCGCGACACCGCCGACGCCCTCAACAAGCGCAACCTCCGCTTCACCGAGGTGCTCCCGCTCTACGCCCGCCTCTCGCACGCCGAGCAGCACCGCGTCTTCCAGCAGCACACGGGACGGCGGATCGTCCTCGCGACCAACGTCGCCGAGACGTCGCTGACCGTCCCGGGCATCAAGTACGTGATCGACCCGGGCACCGCCCGCATCTCGCGCTACAGCCACCGCACCAAGGTCCAGCGCCTGCCCATCGAGCGGATCTCGCAGGCCAGCGCCAATCAGCGCAAGGGCCGTTGCGGCCGTACCTCGGACGGCATCTGCGTCCGCCTCTACTCCGAGGACGACTTCACCACCCGTCCGGAGTTCACGGACGCCGAGATCCTGCGCACGAACCTCGCCTCCGTCATCCTCCAGATGACCGCGGCCGGCCTCGGCGAGATCGAGAAGTTCCCCTTCATCGACCCGCCGGACCACCGCAACATCCGCGACGGCGTCCAGCTCCTCCAGGAGCTCGGCGCGCTGGACCCGGCCGAGAAGGATCACAAAAAGCGGCTGACCCCGATGGGCCGCCAGCTCTCCCAGCTGCCCGTGGACCCCCGGCTGGCCCGCATGGTGGTGGAGGCGGACAAGAACAACTGCGTCCGCGAGGTCATGGTCATCGCGGCGGCCCTGTCCATCCAGGACCCGCGCGAGCGGCCCTCGGACAAGCAGACACAGGCCGACCAGAACCACGCCCGCTTCAAGGACGAGACCAGCGACTTCCTCTCGTTCCTGAACATGTGGCGCTACGTCCGCGAGCAGCAGAAGGAACGCGGCTCGTCCTCCTTCCGCCGGATGTGCAAGCAGGAGTACCTGAACTTCCTGCGGATCCGCGAGTGGCAGGACATCTATTCGCAGCTGCGTACGGTCGCCAAGACCATGGGCATCCACGTCAACGAGGCCGACGCCCCCGAGACGAGCGTGCACATCTCCCTGCTCGCCGGCCTGCTGTCGCACATCGGGCTCAAGGACACCGACAAGAACGAGTACCTGGGGGCCCGGTCCGCCAAGTTCGCGATCTTCCCGGGCTCCTCGCTGTTCAAGAAGCAGCCGAAGTTCCTGATGTCGGCCGAGCTGGTGGAGACCTCGCGGCTGTGGGCCCGGGTGAACGCCAAGGTGGAGCCGGAGTGGGTGGAGCCGCTCGCCCAGCACCTGATCAAGCGCACGTACAGCGAGCCGCACTGGGAGAAGGACCAGGCGGCCGTGATGGCCTTCGAGAAGGTCACACTGTACGGCGTACCGATCGTCGCCCAGCGGAAGATCAACTACGGCCGGATCGACGCCGAGGTCTCGCGCGACCTGTTCATCCGCAACGCTCTGGTCGAGGGCGACTGGCGGACCCACCACAAGTTCTACGCCGACAACCGCAAGCTCCTCACCGAGGTGGAGGAGCTGGAGAACCGGGCCCGGCGCCGCGACATCGTGGTCGACGACGAGACCCTCTTCGACTTCTACGACCAGCGGATCCCCGAGCACGTCGTCTCGGGGGCGCACTTCGACTCGTGGTGGAAGCACAAGAAGCGCGACGAGCCCGAACTGCTCGACTTCGAGCGCGAGATGCTGCTGACGGAAAAGGCGGCCGGGGTCACCAAGGCCGACTATCCGGACTCCTGGCTCCAGGGTCGGCTGAAGTTCCGGGTGACCTACCAGTTCGAACCGGGCGCGGACGCGGACGGCGTGACCGTCCACATCCCGCTCCAGGTGCTGAACCAGGTCACCGACGAGGGCTTCGACTGGCAGATCCCGGGTCTGCGCGAGGAGGTGGTCACGGAGCTGATCCGGTCCCTCCCGAAGCCGATCCGCCGGCACTACGTGCCCGCGCCGAACTTCGCGACCCGGTTCCTGGCCACCGCGCACCCGCTGCGGGAACCCCTGCACGTGACGCTGGCCCGGGAGCTCCACCGGATGGTCGGGGTCCCGGTCACCGCCGAGGACTTCGACCTCACCCGCATCCCCGACCATCTGAAGATCACCTTCCGGATCGTCGACGAGCGCCGCAAGAACCTCGCCGAGGCCAAGGACCTGGAGGCCCTGCGGCTCCAGCTCAAGCCCAAGGCCCGCCAGGCCCTCTCCCAGGCCGCGGCGGCCAGTGCCGAGCGCGAGGGCGGGGAGTCGGTGGAGAAGACCGGGCTGACGGACTGGACGATCGGCGCGCTGACCCAGGTCTTCGAGACCCGGCGGGCGGGCCAGCCCGTGAAGGCGTACCCGGCGCTCGTGGACGCCGGTACGAGCGTCTCCGTACGCCTCTTCGACACCGAGGCCGAGCAGCGGCAGGCGATGCGGCTCGGCACCCGGCGGCTGATCCTGCTGAACATCCCGGTGAACCCGGCGAAGTTCGCCTCGGACCACCTCAGCAACCAGCAGAAGCTGGCGCTGTCGCGCAATCCGCACGGCTCGATCCAGGCGCTGTTCGACGACTGCGCGACCGCGGCGGCCGACAAGCTGATCGCGGACCACGGCGGCCCGGCGTGGGACGAGGCGGGCTTCCGCAAGCTCTACGAGGCCGTGCGCACCGACCTGGTGGACACGACCGTACGGACGATCACGCAGGTGCAGCAGGTCCTGGCGGCCTGGCAGGCCTGCGAGCGACGGCTGAAGGCCACCGGCAGCCTGGCTCTGATGGCCAACGTCCAGGACGTGCGCGACCAGCTGGCGGCCCTCGTGCCGGCCGGGTTCGTCACGCTCGCCGGACTGCGCCGGCTGCCGGACCTGATGCGCTACCTGGTGGCGGCCGACCGGCGGCTCCAGCAGATGCCCACAGGTGTCCAGCGCGACACCACGCGCATGGAGAAGGTCCACGAGATGCGGGACGAGTACCTGTGGCTGCTGGAGCAGTTGCCGAAGGGACGCCCGGTCCCGGCGGAGGTCACCGAGATCCGCTGGATGATCGAGGAACTGCGGGTCAGCTACTTCGCGCACGCCCTCGGAACGGCCTATCCGATCTCCGACAAGCGCATCGTGAAGGCCGTGGACGCGGCCGCCCCGGGACCCGCTCGGTGATCGGGTTCGACTGCACCCCCTGAGCTGCGGTACAGTCTGATTCGCAGCCGCCCAGCGGGTGCAAGTCAAGGACCTGTGGAGCAGTTGGTTAGCTCGCCACCCTGTCAAGGTGGAGGTCGCGGGTTCAAGTCCCGTCAGGTTCGCAAGATCGTCAGGGCCCGCATCCTCAGGGATGCGGGCCCTGACGCGTTTCCGGCTCCAGGGCACGTCGAGGACAGCCTCGGGTCCGAGATCCTCAGCGGGCCACAGGTCCGGCCACGAGCACAGGTCCGGCCACGAGCCCGCCCCACAGCCTCGATTGGGCTCGGAATCCACCAGAACCCCACCCGACGCGCGACAGCGCCTCCAGGGGCCGCCTGAGGGCCCGTCGGGACCTCGCGGGGCCGTCCCGGGCCCGATCCGGGCTCCGCCCGATAAATCGCCCGTTCGCATGATGCGCTCTGCGGGACACGTCCCTCTATGGGGTGCATTGCCTGATCCACAAGAGTGATCATCTGTGACGGGAGTCACCACATGTGTTTTTGAGACGCACCCTTTTATCGCACCCCTACGCACCCTCAATTTAATATGTGCAATTGCACCCTCCCTCGACCCACCCCGCACACCAGTCCGACAGAGCCCTGACCAGGCATAAAAAAGATCGCGCTGGACCCGGCGGAGTCCAGCGCGATCGAACGACTGATGAACCTGTTGGGGCAGGTCCAGTCGTTTGAAGCTATGTGGGGCTCATCGGATTGGGGGACCCGATATAGACCCGTCAATAAGTAGTGCTGCGGAACCTCAGGCCTCGCTGCGCTGCTGCGGAATTCCCGCAAGCAGTGCGCGGACCTCAGCCTCGCGGTAACGGCGGTGTCCACCCAGGGTGCGGATGGACGTGAGCTTGCCAGCCTTGGCCCAGCGGGTGACCGTCTTCGGGTCCACGCGGAACATCGTGGCAACCTCAGCCGGGGTCAGCAGCGGCTCGGCATCAGGGGTGCGAGCGGTCATGAGCGGCCTCCTCGGGAGAACCGAACCATCTCGGTTCTTTCCTCTAAATTCTGCACCTTGGCCCACGTTGCCCGAAATGGACATACGCGGGCCGAGTCGGTTATAGGACGAACGGCTTGTCCTCGGCACTACAACTACACCATCCGTCCAGCCTCGACGGCCAAACCGATGGAATTGCCCTCCGAGGTGTTCATCAGCGGCGGAAGCCGATGGACCGTCCCATAACGGACAGTCACCCCACTGTGACGATCAGTCACAGAGCGATCAGGAGTCGTCAGACCCCCCGTAGAGTGCAATACCGAGCAATCCGCCCTTAGTTGGGCGGAAGGAACCCTCCCCGGACTCCTTGTCCTATTTTGGCACGAGGGTAGGGGAAGGGCGCAAGGGTGTAGATAGTGCGGTCCGTCACGCTTGGGCCAATGGCCCGTATCGGGACGTAGGTCCCGGAACAAAGACCCAAAAGAGGGCATCACGGCCTTGAGCTGGCCGTTCCCGTCCGCGCTCGGTCGATCGGCGGATGGACAGCGGCCTCCGGAGCCGCTACCCACCCTCCTGACCGGATCCGGCTAATTCGCGAAGAGTCGCTCCCGGACCGCCCGCCACCGGTCCGCCAGGACCCCGTACGTCTGCGCCGCACCCTCCCGGTCGCCGGACCGCAGCGCCGAGAGCCCCGCCGCGAGGTCCCCGGCCGAGCGGTCGGCCTCCAGCCGCTCCGCCGGCAGCGCGTGCAGCAGCCCGCCGTAGTCCAGCTCCACCATCGAGCGGGGGTGGAACTCCTCCAGCCAGCTCCCGACCTCCACCAGCCCCTCGGCGAGCATCCCGTACCCCTCCGCCTCGCGCAGGGTCCGCAGCGCCCGCGCGAGCCGGCGCCGGGCCTGCACCATCGGCGTCCGGTAGCGCAGCCGCTCACCCGCCACGTACTCCCGCTCCTCGTCGGCCACCAGGACGAACCAGCGCAGCGGCACCTGCCAGACCCCGGTACGGATCCAGGGCCGCGCGTCGGGATTGCGCCCGCGCCAGGCCTCGTACTCCTCGGCCGCCCGCCGCCGGGCCTCCGCGGGCAGGGCGGCGTCGAGTACCGGCAGCGGGAACTCGGCCACCAGCTCCTGGAGCGCCAGCCAGCCGCGCAGCCTGGTGCGCCACGGGCAGACCAGCAGCACCCCGTCCACCTCGGCGGTGAAGGCGTCGGCGCTCTCGAGCGCCGGGACCCCGACCACGGGGACCCGGACCAGGTCCACGAGCGACCGACGCAGTTCGTCCTGGGCGGTCGGCACCGCCCCGCGCCGGGCATAGTCGGCCCAGTGGGTGCGCTCCGGCTCCGGGAAGGCGGCCAGCGGTTCGTAGACGCGCAGGTAGGAGGCGTACGGGACGGTGGGCATCGAGCGGGCGGAGGGCAGCCGGGGATCGGGGGATTCGCTCACGCTCTCGTACTCCCCCGCACCGGCCGGGGCT carries:
- a CDS encoding metallopeptidase family protein: MLEMTRDAFEELVAEALDSIPEELTRVMDNVAVFVEDEPAADDPELLGLYEGTPLTERGEWYAGVLPDRISIYMGPTLRMCGSTEEVVREVAVTVVHEIAHHFGIDDERLHELGWG
- a CDS encoding cytochrome c biogenesis CcdA family protein, producing MTDVGYLAALLGGLLALLSPCSALLLPAFFAYSIDSTSRLLARTGIFYAGLASTLVPLGAAGSYAGRFFHGNRDGLVLFGGWLIIALGLAQILGLGFAPKRISELSGRIRPTTALSVYALGAVYGLAGFCAGPILGSVLTVAAVSGSPVYGGLLLAVYALGMAVPLFVLALLWERFDLGRRRWLRGRALSAGRFELHTTTLASGLFFIVLGALFLIYDGASALPGLLDVDDSFAVESRVQAVADAVPDWALLGLVALVAVGVGLAQWRRRARAARAAGE
- a CDS encoding DsbA family protein; translation: MSSSASRSPNRKPSNLKPLLICAGVAVAAVTLGLVSWQATAPGKSPARSASVSAPEAGSSADPAAQLKALARREPGDKLAAGRADAPVVLIEYSDFKCGYCGKFARDTEPELVRKYVQDGTLRIEWRNFPIFGAESEAAAKAAWAAGQQDRFAQFHAAAYAEGSKEKGFGTDRLTELARQAGVPDLERFAKDMAGEQATAALHKDQEEGYRIGVTSTPSFLLNGRPVAGAQPLDAFTEAIAQARAQAQAAAK
- the hrpA gene encoding ATP-dependent RNA helicase HrpA — protein: MSTSFAALQTLLGEISLRDAHRLGRRLEGARRIRKPEAKQAVLDEIAAEAEKAAARLAGRASRMPEVTYPENLPVSQKKDEIAEAIRDHQVVIVAGETGSGKTTQIPKICMELGRGVRGMIGHTQPRRIAARTVAERIAEELKSEIGQTVGWKVRFTDQVDQDATFVKLMTDGILLAEIQTDRELRAYDTIIIDEAHERSLNIDFLLGYLATLLPKRPDLKVIITSATIDPQRFSRHFGDAPVVEVSGRTYPVEVRYRPLLEEEGDDSDRDQITAICEAVDELQAEGPGDILVFLSGEREIRDTADALNKRNLRFTEVLPLYARLSHAEQHRVFQQHTGRRIVLATNVAETSLTVPGIKYVIDPGTARISRYSHRTKVQRLPIERISQASANQRKGRCGRTSDGICVRLYSEDDFTTRPEFTDAEILRTNLASVILQMTAAGLGEIEKFPFIDPPDHRNIRDGVQLLQELGALDPAEKDHKKRLTPMGRQLSQLPVDPRLARMVVEADKNNCVREVMVIAAALSIQDPRERPSDKQTQADQNHARFKDETSDFLSFLNMWRYVREQQKERGSSSFRRMCKQEYLNFLRIREWQDIYSQLRTVAKTMGIHVNEADAPETSVHISLLAGLLSHIGLKDTDKNEYLGARSAKFAIFPGSSLFKKQPKFLMSAELVETSRLWARVNAKVEPEWVEPLAQHLIKRTYSEPHWEKDQAAVMAFEKVTLYGVPIVAQRKINYGRIDAEVSRDLFIRNALVEGDWRTHHKFYADNRKLLTEVEELENRARRRDIVVDDETLFDFYDQRIPEHVVSGAHFDSWWKHKKRDEPELLDFEREMLLTEKAAGVTKADYPDSWLQGRLKFRVTYQFEPGADADGVTVHIPLQVLNQVTDEGFDWQIPGLREEVVTELIRSLPKPIRRHYVPAPNFATRFLATAHPLREPLHVTLARELHRMVGVPVTAEDFDLTRIPDHLKITFRIVDERRKNLAEAKDLEALRLQLKPKARQALSQAAAASAEREGGESVEKTGLTDWTIGALTQVFETRRAGQPVKAYPALVDAGTSVSVRLFDTEAEQRQAMRLGTRRLILLNIPVNPAKFASDHLSNQQKLALSRNPHGSIQALFDDCATAAADKLIADHGGPAWDEAGFRKLYEAVRTDLVDTTVRTITQVQQVLAAWQACERRLKATGSLALMANVQDVRDQLAALVPAGFVTLAGLRRLPDLMRYLVAADRRLQQMPTGVQRDTTRMEKVHEMRDEYLWLLEQLPKGRPVPAEVTEIRWMIEELRVSYFAHALGTAYPISDKRIVKAVDAAAPGPAR
- the bldC gene encoding developmental transcriptional regulator BldC, whose protein sequence is MTARTPDAEPLLTPAEVATMFRVDPKTVTRWAKAGKLTSIRTLGGHRRYREAEVRALLAGIPQQRSEA